The Molothrus aeneus isolate 106 chromosome 10, BPBGC_Maene_1.0, whole genome shotgun sequence genomic interval AAATCAAAATTTGCAGTGAAAGGATTTTCCCTCCCAGCAATGAACTaaatgtttgtgtgtttttcagGTATTTTCCTGACAAATGGCCACACCTGGAAGCAGCAGAGACGCTTTGGCATGACAATTATAAGAAGTCTGGCACTTGGTAAGAACAATTTGGAGCATCAAATTCAAAGAGAGGCCTGTCACCTTGTGGATATTTTCACAAATACAGAAGGTAAATTCACTAGAAGAACAACACTTAGAGTTTTCCTGAAAGATTAGGGCTGCTAAAAGTTTCACAGTATATTTTTACAAGTACTATAGATATTGTCACTATTAGTAGAACTTTCACTGGCTTCTTAACTGCATTCTTTGCAAAAAATGTTTTGTCTGCACAGTGGGCAAtataaaattgtttctttttaaataaggagagtttaaaaaatgtttattatcAACACAGCTGGTAATGATTCTTACACTCAAGGAGTATAGAAAAACCCTCCTTAAAATACACAATGTATGACCTGCTGGAAGTCATTCTAGGACAGCAGGCTTTCAGGATTTGGCAGAGAAAGAACCCCAAAACAAGGAATGTATCATTCAGTTAtccaaaaaaatcttcttttcaaTGTTTGGATGAAATAGAAACCAATAGAATTTTAGCAAGCTGccaaaataaagcaataaaatataaatattctgaGCAGCCAAATCCCTCACCCACATCTTGTTCCATGTGAAAACACAGAGAGGTTGCCTGAGGTCTCTTTCTAACTCCCCTTGGACCAGGCCCATCTCTCTTCTGAGAGCAACATTCACACATCTTTAAAATGTAggagatgaaaaaaatcatctaCCTCGAGTCCCTGTACAGCCCAAAGCTTTACCTGCCATGAAACCCCACTTCAATTTTAAACTCAATAAATGTATTTACCCTTTCCAAGAACAACCAAGAGCACTGGACTGAAGTCAGGGATGTATTTTCCATAGAAGTATACTTCAAAGgttgtccctgccatggaaatGTGTacttaatttacttttttctgGATTTAATCCTTTTCAATGGGAGATGTATTCCACCCTATTATATGAGCTTTGCCTTTTcagtctgtggaaaaaaaaatacatctatgGTTGGATTGTTAAGCTGATACTTGAAAACCAAAAAGAGATAAGTCATTTCAACAGAACTAAGAaatgaaaactaattttttctgggtttttttttgggggaggggggcggggggaggatGGTGagaattgttttggtttttaacagcaaaatttAAATATCTACCTCCATATTTGAAGGCATATGCTCTAATTAATTGTTTGTGTTTCCATACAACCCAGACCACAAGTCAAAGGGGAGCTTTTATGTTTGTCTACTCAAAACTGATTATCACTGTATTTTACAAGAGTAAAGAGCAGATTGAAAATTAAGATTCCATGCACTTAAAACTCATGCAGTTAATATATACTAAACTAGGCTTAACTTACATgaaatttttctaaaaataatctGATCCCTTGTTGTttttaccattaaaaaaaagtcttcctCGTTTTTCTTGCTGTAGTCTACTCAGAAGTTCTCACAGCACCTCCCATATTCACAGGTAAACCTTTTGACCCCCACACTTCCATCGTCCATGCAATTGCAAATATCATTTGTGCTGTTGTTTTCGGTCATTGCTTCTCCAGTGAGGATGAATCTTTCAGCAAACTCATCAAAGCTATTTATTCTGTGATCTACTTTCAAGGTACTATCTGGGGCAGGGTAAGAACCTACTTTTCTTGTTCCTTAAGATTCATTTGCACTTGACAagtcaaaagaaattaaaagtcaATTATTCACAAACATTTGCAGTTCCAAATATACCGTTGTTCTACAAGCCACAGtgaagtaataaataaatacacactTTGTATATGTAATTATTGGCTTCTAATTCTTCTTTATGTCTGTAAATCACatcctaaaattaaaattctagATCATCACTGCTTTTCACAGATTTCCAATGAGCAATCATTTGTAGAACAATGTGTATTTAAGATTCTTAGTTCTTAAATGAAAGCAGCTTCTAAAATTTCATTTAGTCTTGCAAATCCAGAAAGGCAGTTAATAAGAACTAAGTCTTTCAATGGATGCTCTTTTGAAAAGACATCTTGCTTCAATTCATAATTCATATTACCAACAAGATCTGAGTTATTCTGAGCTTCCTATAAGATACAGGTTACAACTTCATCACACcaagaagaatatttttaagttcTTGAAACCCTAGCTATTGCTTAACTTGTGCAGATTTTGGCACACTGGCATTCTAAAAGACTATCAGGTTCTTCATAAAGGGATgcctaaaaaaaattacagtaaaaattTCAAGGTtgagaaaaatctgtttgtgaGCCAGATTCAGCAATCAATTACTCACCCATTTTCAGAACCCCTGTTACATTATTAGATATTGAtccaaaaagtaaaatatatttatgttcCCAGTATTTAATCTCTCTTACTTGTGTCTGTTGCCTCTCATCCCAGTTTGGTTGCCCACATGTTGTGGTGACTTCACAATTATCAGGAAATCAGAAGTGGGATCTGACACTCTTTGCTTTCTGATTAACACCACAGCTGTACGATGCTTTCCCATGGCTCATGCACCATCTCCCAGGGCCTCATCAGGAGGTGTTTGCATACAATGACTTCATGCACAGATTAGTCATGGAGGAGGTTCAGGCCCATGAAAGACAGAACACAAGTGATTCACAGGATCTCATTGACTTCTACCTGGATCAAATAACAAAAGTAAGTATTTGTTTATTACAGTCTCCCTTCCTTGGCTTCAATGCCTACTACAAACATTTGCTGTTCCAATAACTGCCAAAGGATTTTTACACACACACTCTATTTGTGCAGCACTGAAGGATTTGATGGGCTGCTCACTGTTATCATCAAACAATGACAGTTTCTATGTGACTGATGAAATATGTGAAATGATCTATTTCATAGTCTTCTTGTGAATATACCCTACAGACCAAGGACGACCCTACTTCTACattcaataaagaaaatatgGTTCAGACTGTGGTTGATCTTTTGCTGGGAGGGACAGAAACAACAAGCACCACCCTTCTCTGGGCACTGCTCTACATGGTACAATACCCAGAAATACAAGGTGAGTAAAAGCACCATCAGAGAGAGCTGCATTCAACATCACAATGAACATCATTAGTGTAATAATATAGATCAATCACttgcaagacaaaaaaaacccttagcTATGCACATGAATGGTGGTACATCAGCAATTAGGatccagaaaataaatgaatagaTGAAACAAACAGGTGCTTTCCCATCTGGTTCACCAGCAACACTAGCAGAAATTAGTAGTAGCCACAGTTTTACCTCACTAGAATGAGTTGGCAAGACAGAATAACAAGGTTCAAGACATTTCATATGCAACCTAGTCTCCTCCTAACCTTTGAAGTcgaaaagtttttaaaagataCCCAATCAGATACATATTTATAAACAATGGAAATTATACCTGTCATTTCAAATTTTAATCCATTTTTGAAACACAAAATTGTACTATCCTTATCACCAAGTAGGTGTCTTAAATGAGACATCATCCTGTGATTCAGAGAGATGCACTTCCTTGATCAACTGAAACCTACACAGCAGTCAAACCACACGCCAAAGCATTTCATAGCaacataatttcttttatttcccttggACAGGTCATTCTCATACAAAATGAGGGAGGGGCGCAGAGCGGgaaatgaaagtattttcatttgTCTGCAGAAAAGGTTCAAAGAGAGATAGAGGCTGTTCTGGAACCCTCCCATGTCATTAGCTATGAAGACCGTAAGCAGCTGCCCTACACAAACGCAGTGATCCACGAGGCTTTGCGCTACAGCAACGTCACCTCTGTCGGGGTCCCTCGACAGTGCCTGAGGAGCACAACTCTGCTGGGTTTTCACATTAAAAAGGTACAGAGGATACCCCCCTATTTCTTACATCTTTGAGCTGTTAATATTTAGCATTTATATGACGtagagagaaggaaaatctaTGGAAAATGAGatctctgctgcttcttgcaGGGCACGCTTGTGCTGCCAAATCTGCACTCTGTGGTGTATGACACCGAGCACTGGGCAACCCCTTGGAAGTTCAACCCAGATCATTTCCTAGATTTGGATGGCAACTTTGTGAACAAAGAGGCATTCTTACCTTTCTCAGCAGGTAACACCCTGACCTTGAAATTCCTGCTTGCTCTGTTTTGCAGCAAGATTAAAAATACTATTTCTAAGTtctaaaatatacatttataaaaatgtatttgactAGATTAAATCTTTCAAATGAGTCAAATAGTCAAATTCAGGTCTTCTGCTCTAAGAGCCACAAAATTgtgcattttgtatttttcatgtattcaAACAGAGGATAAGTATGGCTGGGAGATAAAATGCTCTTTCCTTGGCATATCCAGGGTTCCTACCATAAGGATATCCAAGCTTATCTCCTAATGTGTTAAATTGAGGTAATTCCCTGTTAAATCAAGCTAACTACCCTAAGTcaggaaatttatttattttcacctTACAAAAAGGAAGGCCAATGACAAAAGGAATATGATTTTTCAAAACATATAGAGAAAATCTGTGAAGAAGTAGGAAACCAAACCTCAGTCTCCCAAATCTTTGTTAAAAGGCTAGCACCATGTTTTCTTGTATCtgtagaaaatgagaaaaatccaGTAGATTTTGTAGGTTTTCAGTAGAATATTATTAGGCAATCAAAAAATTTAACTTTTCAAAACCATATTACAATGTACAACTTAACTAACTTACAGTGCAAAATGCAGGCATTCAAAGAtatggagggggggaaagggtGAAAAGCAGGATGCAACAACTCTAGTCAGTTTCTCTAGTCTACTAGTTTCTCCAACAAACTGACTAtgaaaaacagcagcacaaaagaGGAAAGTGTTATCATTACTAAAATTCACAATAAAACCACTGGGAAACAGCAGAGGGTTTTTTGTGTTACTGTGACACTATACTACTACACACTTCTTGTAGAGAAATAGCAAAGAGCATACTGAGTAACACATGGTCAGATTAAATATAGTAAatctaggggtttttttaaattctctaaATTGTCAGTAAATCCTAAAATCATCTTAGCAAAGCAGGTATTTATCACCTTACCTCCTTCACTCACCAAATGGCTATGAATATGAGACAATCAATTTGGGCTCCCATTTCAACTGTGGCATAGGACTATTTCTTTAACTTGCTCTGATTGTTTTCAGTTTATGTAATCTGAGCATTTAGATATTCTGAATATCTACCTTTGGAGTTTTAGCCTGGAATATGTAGATAGCCTGAAATATCCTGTAAACAATATGCCAAAATGAGTCACTGAGTCTATATATCAATGCAGATTTCACTCCCTTAGCTCACACATCTGCCTCTGACAGTGTTAGAGCTACAAGTACCCAACATACCCTTCTGAATTTCTGATAAAGAAATCCTGATTACATCCTCCTTGGCTTCAGAACTGCATCCCACAATGCTCCAGCCCTCCCTTCTCAACAACCAAAATAAGACTCTGAAGTATATGaatctttttaaaatctggCTTAGCTAAGAAGCAATTCATGGCTCTCACAAAAAGAATCAACAATGGAAAGGGAGACTTGTATACATTCTCTAGGGGTGAAAAAAGACTAAACAACCCAATCAAAACACCAAATCAAACACTTGACAGAGGTGCACAGTTTCTCAGTTAAATGGTTCCCCACCCTCCTCCTAAAGCATCTTCTGTCTTTACAGAACAAAATAATTATCTTACATTAACAGACTTTATGGAACTCTGCAGAAAATTCTACTAAGTTCTTGTACAGAATTTAACTTCACTCAACCAAGTCTCTTGATTTTCCTCTACAGGGCACCGTGTATGTTTGGGGGAACGGATGGCACGAGTTGAACTGTTCATCTTCTTTACCAATCTCCTTCGGGCATTTACATTCCAGCTCCCTGAGGGGGTGAAGGAAATCAATCTGGAGTACATTTTGGGTGCAATACTGCAGCCACACCCATATAAACTCTGTGCTATTCCACGCTAGTCTGTAACACACTACAATGCTGAGAGGCTTCAACCTGTTAGTAAGTGCAGATCCTTTAGAAACATGCTTCACTATCTCAATTCTCATCTACTGAACTTTCTGAAATGAAAGTCCAGTTGCCAAACTCACATAATTGAGTCTTGGgcatacacaaacacacaataTTTCCAAAAAAACGTATTTTCACACTCACAGTAGCAGTGAATTAGCTGTAGGATGTTAGAGAAGTGGCCTGTATCAAGTAGTTTCCTGCAAATATGCTCTGTCAGGTATCACACTCTTAAAATGGGACGACTGCTCAGTAAGGATGCttgaataaaattttcttcagtAAGCTGTTACTCTGAGTTCACAGGTCTTTTCTTAGATCTTCTTGCAGGAGGTAATAGAATATACACACATTTAGTCTTGATACCTTTGCCTTTCACTCTCCCACAAAGCATTATATAGTGTAGCATAaacttcacacacacaaaaatgatTATAGTATGGGGCCTCTCAGAACCATAGCCCATTTAGAAATCCTTACATCTTTTTTTACTTCCTCAGTATCCAATTTCTATTTCACCACAACTCGGGTCCATGCACTTTCacaaacttttctttctgtttagaAACACTGACGTATG includes:
- the LOC136560703 gene encoding cytochrome P450 2J2-like, producing MLVITEIFIALVVCLLILQFLKLQWMRTQLPPGPVPLPIIGNLWLLDFKLRRETLSKLTNTYGNIYTLWMGQTPLVVLNGYKAVKDGIVTHSEEVSGRPLTPFYRDMMGEKGIFLTNGHTWKQQRRFGMTIIRSLALGKNNLEHQIQREACHLVDIFTNTEGKPFDPHTSIVHAIANIICAVVFGHCFSSEDESFSKLIKAIYSVIYFQGTIWGRLYDAFPWLMHHLPGPHQEVFAYNDFMHRLVMEEVQAHERQNTSDSQDLIDFYLDQITKTKDDPTSTFNKENMVQTVVDLLLGGTETTSTTLLWALLYMVQYPEIQEKVQREIEAVLEPSHVISYEDRKQLPYTNAVIHEALRYSNVTSVGVPRQCLRSTTLLGFHIKKGTLVLPNLHSVVYDTEHWATPWKFNPDHFLDLDGNFVNKEAFLPFSAGHRVCLGERMARVELFIFFTNLLRAFTFQLPEGVKEINLEYILGAILQPHPYKLCAIPR